One Anopheles merus strain MAF unplaced genomic scaffold, AmerM5.1 LNR4000033, whole genome shotgun sequence DNA window includes the following coding sequences:
- the LOC121601141 gene encoding uncharacterized protein LOC121601141 isoform X3 produces MGKYCLILLLPLAVWAGRSPAAVFEDVYELGRPNASFLATTESWNGMKAYLRKKYRQMQEPLQQASMIAAYTAAHERYQNSEEKQHDRVRIENMGKLASGLLLQLLVMQQMLLDRRNQ; encoded by the exons ATGGGGAAGTACTGT CTGATTTTATTATTACCTTTGGCAGTGTGGGCTGGTAGATCACCTGCCGCGGTGTTCGAAGATGTATATGAACTAGGCCGTCCAAATGCATCCTTTTTGGCAACAACGGAAAGCTGGAAC gGCATGAAGGCATACTTGAGGAAAAAATATCGTCAAATGCAAGAACCACTTCAACAAGCATCAATGATCGCTGCTTACACCGCTGCTCATGAACGATACCAAAACTCAGAAGAGAAACAACATGACCGTGTTCGTATCGAAAACATGGGTAAACTAGCATCA GGCCTGCTGTTGCAACTGCTAgttatgcagcaaatgttgttGGATCGCAGAAACCAATAA
- the LOC121601141 gene encoding uncharacterized protein LOC121601141 isoform X2 encodes MGKYCLILLLPLAVWAGRSPAAVFEDVYELGRPNASFLATTESWNGMKAYLRKKYRQMQEPLQQASMIAAYTAAHERYQNSEEKQHDRVRIENMGKLASVRTKRLGNLPSAVRNSKMIDIVPREMIKFELSDAVAYSFNYDSPLHASHCPKSRTKREKQEKRMEPIPREILRFDLSDAVVSKLKNNANSTTSIRHRRSASPDPRDYVKFELEDAKTYNGYANAKANATENLRHPFTSSDIYRRGKVFDEAFERPKANVQKNGASKKEKRESIEPMDKDDARDMSSEESRRIKITGKKQKQSANYEDLPVGIQKAIDIAIKANERINGKGGDTILKTAALQSTSKYFFGDKKPKTKNSFITTPKPNINLSDIEQPVVEETSNGQTDIISSSPLETESGTMSDTINLKNTKDSSLQGIPKAWWSFSDLQRPKRLYQKVPLSPLAVSSQYVNTFKPSIEQSKMNDLSPGYHRQQDLFSPVTSSNTETAALSDLDSYRTSVSIIPQEVIIKERPKIQYVIKEIPVSKQMKHQRTKITMQPSISISYGQDISNPRKESVINRTYDKVYIPTKAEYGHRKPVEEPVHSFQNMKFLVPDYKEESHTQHYFDSNKNNQIFQTEQPSSVQMNELNSSQGNIAALSALIGQQPNAQLKGLNQLLNTPLSMTQNDQQHRPQDSTAPVTFPETSTMRPKPFRPSYRSIQVNHESNIIYDDNYHHALQIDPHLQFDLKKEYTPIQEETTDVSESELIGPAVATASYAANVVGSQKPIKFRIAEHQKFNEAEAGHETNTYRHIKGHSPPDSPNDKSMSRHHLEQHHTYHDSRKEHYDGINSEGYAFGYRVRDFHTGNDFGHIQNHDNGVTRVSVRDMAG; translated from the exons ATGGGGAAGTACTGT CTGATTTTATTATTACCTTTGGCAGTGTGGGCTGGTAGATCACCTGCCGCGGTGTTCGAAGATGTATATGAACTAGGCCGTCCAAATGCATCCTTTTTGGCAACAACGGAAAGCTGGAAC gGCATGAAGGCATACTTGAGGAAAAAATATCGTCAAATGCAAGAACCACTTCAACAAGCATCAATGATCGCTGCTTACACCGCTGCTCATGAACGATACCAAAACTCAGAAGAGAAACAACATGACCGTGTTCGTATCGAAAACATGGGTAAACTAGCATCAGTACGTACAAAACGATTGGGTAATCTTCCATCAGCTGTGCGAAACTCAAAAATGATAGATATTGTTCCACGAGAAATGATCAAGTTTGAATTGTCGGATGCTGTAGCTTACTCTTTTAACTATGACTCGCCTTTACACGCTTCACATTGCCCAAAATCTCgaacaaaaagagaaaaacaagaGAAACGAATGGAACCAATTCCAAGAGAAATATTACGATTTGATTTGAGTGATGCAGTAGTTtctaaattgaaaaataacgcTAATTCAACGACAAGTATTAGACACCGACGGTCAGCTAGTCCCGATCCACGCGATTACGTTAAATTCGAATTGGAAGATGCCAAGACTTATAATGGCTATGCAAACGCCAAAGCAAATGCAACAGAAAATTTGCGACACCCCTTTACGTCATCGGATATTTACAGACGTGGAAAGGTGTTTGATGAAGCATTCGAACGTCCAAAGGCAAATGTACAGAAAAATGGAGCAAGTAAGAAGGAAAAACGGGAGAGTATAGAACCGATGGATAAAGATGATGCTAGGGATATGAGCTCTGAAGAGTCTCGACGCATTAAAATCacagggaaaaaacaaaagcaaagtgCCAATTATGAGGATCTTCCTGTTGGTATACAAAAAGCCATAGACATAGCAATTAAAGCAAATGAGCGCATTAATGGAAAAGGCGGTGATACGATTTTGAAAACAGCAGCTTTGCAATCTACATCAAAATACTTCTTTGGTGATAAAAAACCGAAAACTAAAAATTCATTCATTACAACGCCAAAACCAAATATTAACCTATCAGATATTGAGCAGCCTGTGGTAGAAGAAACATCAAATGGTCAAACCGATATTATTTCAAGCAGCCCATTGGAAACAGAATCGGGAACGATGTCGGACaccatcaatttaaaaaatacaaaagacTCATCCCTGCAAGGTATCCCAAAAGCCTGGTGGTCTTTCTCTGATTTGCAACGACCGAAACGATTATACCAGAAGGTTCCACTCTCGCCGCTGGCCGTAAGTTCACAGTATGTAAACACATTCAAGCCGTCCATCGAACAAAGCAAGATGAATGATCTTTCACCAGGTTATCATCGTCAACAGGATCTATTTTCCCCTGTTACTTCATCAAACACAGAAACAGCTGCTCTATCTGACCTTGACAGTTACAGAACATCCGTATCAATTATTCCACAAGAAGTGATCATTAAAGAACGACCAAAGATTCAGTACGTTATTAAAGAGATACCAGTATCAAAGCAAATGAAACACCAGCGtacaaaaataacaatgcAACCTAGCATTTCGATCTCTTACGGTCAGGATATCTCAAACCCTAGGAAAGAAAGTGTTATTAATCGCACCTATGACAAAGTTTATATACCAACCAAAGCCGAATATGGACATCGTAAACCCGTAGAAGAACCAGTTCACTCAtttcaaaacatgaaattttTAGTGCCTGATTATAAAGAAGAATCTCACACACAACATTACTTTGATagtaacaaaaataatcaaatatttCAGACAGAACAACCATCCTCAGTACAAATGAATGAACTCAATTCTTCTCAAGGGAATATTGCAGCCTTATCCGCTTTAATTGGACAACAACCAAACGCGCAATTAAAGGGACTAAATCAACTATTGAATACGCCTCTTTCAATGACACAAAATGACCAACAGCATCGACCGCAAGATAGCACAGCTCCAGTAACATTTCCGGAAACATCCACTATGAGACCAAAGCCATTTCGACCGAGTTATCGATCGATACAAGTCAATCACGAATCAAACATTATTTACGACGACAATTATCATCACGCATTGCAAATAGATCCTCATTTACAATTTGATTTGAAGAAAGAATATACGCCGATTCAGGAAGAAACTACAGATGTTTCCGAATCTGAACTTATAGGGCCTGCTGTTGCAACTGCTAgttatgcagcaaatgttgttGGATCGCAGAAACCAATAAAATTTAGAATAGCAGAACATCAGAAATTCAATGAAGCAGAAGCTGGTcacgaaacaaacacatatCGCCACATTAAAGGCCACAGTCCACCTGACTCTCCTAACGATAAATCAATGTCGCGCCATCACCTGGAACAGCATCATACTTATCACGATTCCAGAAAAGAGCATTATGATGGAATA AATTCCGAAGGATATGCTTTCGGTTACAGAGTACGCGATTTTCATACAGGAAATGATTTCGGTCACATACAGAATCATGACAACGGTGTAACGCGTG TTTCGGTGCGCGACATGGCTGGTTGA
- the LOC121601141 gene encoding uncharacterized protein LOC121601141 isoform X1 gives MGKYCLILLLPLAVWAGRSPAAVFEDVYELGRPNASFLATTESWNGMKAYLRKKYRQMQEPLQQASMIAAYTAAHERYQNSEEKQHDRVRIENMGKLASVRTKRLGNLPSAVRNSKMIDIVPREMIKFELSDAVAYSFNYDSPLHASHCPKSRTKREKQEKRMEPIPREILRFDLSDAVVSKLKNNANSTTSIRHRRSASPDPRDYVKFELEDAKTYNGYANAKANATENLRHPFTSSDIYRRGKVFDEAFERPKANVQKNGASKKEKRESIEPMDKDDARDMSSEESRRIKITGKKQKQSANYEDLPVGIQKAIDIAIKANERINGKGGDTILKTAALQSTSKYFFGDKKPKTKNSFITTPKPNINLSDIEQPVVEETSNGQTDIISSSPLETESGTMSDTINLKNTKDSSLQGIPKAWWSFSDLQRPKRLYQKVPLSPLAVSSQYVNTFKPSIEQSKMNDLSPGYHRQQDLFSPVTSSNTETAALSDLDSYRTSVSIIPQEVIIKERPKIQYVIKEIPVSKQMKHQRTKITMQPSISISYGQDISNPRKESVINRTYDKVYIPTKAEYGHRKPVEEPVHSFQNMKFLVPDYKEESHTQHYFDSNKNNQIFQTEQPSSVQMNELNSSQGNIAALSALIGQQPNAQLKGLNQLLNTPLSMTQNDQQHRPQDSTAPVTFPETSTMRPKPFRPSYRSIQVNHESNIIYDDNYHHALQIDPHLQFDLKKEYTPIQEETTDVSESELIGPAVATASYAANVVGSQKPIKFRIAEHQKFNEAEAGHETNTYRHIKGHSPPDSPNDKSMSRHHLEQHHTYHDSRKEHYDGINSEGYAFGYRVRDFHTGNDFGHIQNHDNGVTRGEYHTLLPDGRVQNVRYTADDKGFHADVSYESVHSPFHSSK, from the exons ATGGGGAAGTACTGT CTGATTTTATTATTACCTTTGGCAGTGTGGGCTGGTAGATCACCTGCCGCGGTGTTCGAAGATGTATATGAACTAGGCCGTCCAAATGCATCCTTTTTGGCAACAACGGAAAGCTGGAAC gGCATGAAGGCATACTTGAGGAAAAAATATCGTCAAATGCAAGAACCACTTCAACAAGCATCAATGATCGCTGCTTACACCGCTGCTCATGAACGATACCAAAACTCAGAAGAGAAACAACATGACCGTGTTCGTATCGAAAACATGGGTAAACTAGCATCAGTACGTACAAAACGATTGGGTAATCTTCCATCAGCTGTGCGAAACTCAAAAATGATAGATATTGTTCCACGAGAAATGATCAAGTTTGAATTGTCGGATGCTGTAGCTTACTCTTTTAACTATGACTCGCCTTTACACGCTTCACATTGCCCAAAATCTCgaacaaaaagagaaaaacaagaGAAACGAATGGAACCAATTCCAAGAGAAATATTACGATTTGATTTGAGTGATGCAGTAGTTtctaaattgaaaaataacgcTAATTCAACGACAAGTATTAGACACCGACGGTCAGCTAGTCCCGATCCACGCGATTACGTTAAATTCGAATTGGAAGATGCCAAGACTTATAATGGCTATGCAAACGCCAAAGCAAATGCAACAGAAAATTTGCGACACCCCTTTACGTCATCGGATATTTACAGACGTGGAAAGGTGTTTGATGAAGCATTCGAACGTCCAAAGGCAAATGTACAGAAAAATGGAGCAAGTAAGAAGGAAAAACGGGAGAGTATAGAACCGATGGATAAAGATGATGCTAGGGATATGAGCTCTGAAGAGTCTCGACGCATTAAAATCacagggaaaaaacaaaagcaaagtgCCAATTATGAGGATCTTCCTGTTGGTATACAAAAAGCCATAGACATAGCAATTAAAGCAAATGAGCGCATTAATGGAAAAGGCGGTGATACGATTTTGAAAACAGCAGCTTTGCAATCTACATCAAAATACTTCTTTGGTGATAAAAAACCGAAAACTAAAAATTCATTCATTACAACGCCAAAACCAAATATTAACCTATCAGATATTGAGCAGCCTGTGGTAGAAGAAACATCAAATGGTCAAACCGATATTATTTCAAGCAGCCCATTGGAAACAGAATCGGGAACGATGTCGGACaccatcaatttaaaaaatacaaaagacTCATCCCTGCAAGGTATCCCAAAAGCCTGGTGGTCTTTCTCTGATTTGCAACGACCGAAACGATTATACCAGAAGGTTCCACTCTCGCCGCTGGCCGTAAGTTCACAGTATGTAAACACATTCAAGCCGTCCATCGAACAAAGCAAGATGAATGATCTTTCACCAGGTTATCATCGTCAACAGGATCTATTTTCCCCTGTTACTTCATCAAACACAGAAACAGCTGCTCTATCTGACCTTGACAGTTACAGAACATCCGTATCAATTATTCCACAAGAAGTGATCATTAAAGAACGACCAAAGATTCAGTACGTTATTAAAGAGATACCAGTATCAAAGCAAATGAAACACCAGCGtacaaaaataacaatgcAACCTAGCATTTCGATCTCTTACGGTCAGGATATCTCAAACCCTAGGAAAGAAAGTGTTATTAATCGCACCTATGACAAAGTTTATATACCAACCAAAGCCGAATATGGACATCGTAAACCCGTAGAAGAACCAGTTCACTCAtttcaaaacatgaaattttTAGTGCCTGATTATAAAGAAGAATCTCACACACAACATTACTTTGATagtaacaaaaataatcaaatatttCAGACAGAACAACCATCCTCAGTACAAATGAATGAACTCAATTCTTCTCAAGGGAATATTGCAGCCTTATCCGCTTTAATTGGACAACAACCAAACGCGCAATTAAAGGGACTAAATCAACTATTGAATACGCCTCTTTCAATGACACAAAATGACCAACAGCATCGACCGCAAGATAGCACAGCTCCAGTAACATTTCCGGAAACATCCACTATGAGACCAAAGCCATTTCGACCGAGTTATCGATCGATACAAGTCAATCACGAATCAAACATTATTTACGACGACAATTATCATCACGCATTGCAAATAGATCCTCATTTACAATTTGATTTGAAGAAAGAATATACGCCGATTCAGGAAGAAACTACAGATGTTTCCGAATCTGAACTTATAGGGCCTGCTGTTGCAACTGCTAgttatgcagcaaatgttgttGGATCGCAGAAACCAATAAAATTTAGAATAGCAGAACATCAGAAATTCAATGAAGCAGAAGCTGGTcacgaaacaaacacatatCGCCACATTAAAGGCCACAGTCCACCTGACTCTCCTAACGATAAATCAATGTCGCGCCATCACCTGGAACAGCATCATACTTATCACGATTCCAGAAAAGAGCATTATGATGGAATA AATTCCGAAGGATATGCTTTCGGTTACAGAGTACGCGATTTTCATACAGGAAATGATTTCGGTCACATACAGAATCATGACAACGGTGTAACGCGTGGTGAGTATCACACCTTGCTGCCAGATGGCCGAGTTCAAAATGTACGATATACTGCTGATGACAAGGGTTTCCACGCAGATGTATCTTATGAAAGTGTGCATTCACCCTTCCATAGCAGTAAGTAG